From Butyricimonas paravirosa, one genomic window encodes:
- a CDS encoding LacI family DNA-binding transcriptional regulator, whose product MTQKPITIKDIAEKLNISVSTVSRALKDNHEISAQTRKTVQELAKQLGYKPNPIAVALKTHKSHSIGVIVPQIVSTFFATVVKTIEEVADGHGYNVLVISSNESFQKEQKSVEVLMANRADGIILALSHETKDYEHIKMIQESGTPIVLFDRTTNELNVSRVVTDGVTAAFQAVQHLVSEGCKKIALLCGPENVAIGGNRMEGYEKAMEANHLPAKTELIWHCSDFTVEAGKEATRQLLSRKERPDAIFGITDDLAIGAIEAIKEKGLNIPEDIAVVGFSNTKRSRYMNPTVSSINQFPEKIGRAAAELLFDQILNSKHAQIKKEIINCELIVRESSDRLCKTRQMLT is encoded by the coding sequence ATGACACAAAAACCAATAACCATCAAAGACATTGCAGAGAAATTAAATATATCCGTGTCTACCGTCTCCCGTGCGCTAAAAGACAATCACGAAATCAGCGCACAAACACGTAAAACCGTGCAGGAACTGGCTAAACAACTCGGTTACAAACCCAATCCTATCGCTGTAGCCCTGAAAACCCATAAAAGTCATTCGATCGGAGTTATTGTACCCCAGATCGTGAGTACTTTTTTTGCCACAGTCGTGAAAACGATTGAGGAAGTAGCAGACGGTCACGGCTACAACGTTTTAGTCATATCCTCGAACGAAAGTTTCCAAAAAGAACAAAAAAGCGTGGAAGTACTCATGGCCAACCGGGCGGATGGAATTATCCTTGCCTTATCACACGAGACGAAAGACTATGAACACATTAAAATGATACAGGAATCCGGAACACCTATCGTGCTGTTCGACCGTACCACGAATGAACTCAACGTGTCACGGGTCGTAACGGATGGTGTCACTGCCGCATTCCAAGCCGTTCAACACCTCGTTTCCGAAGGTTGCAAAAAAATAGCTTTATTATGCGGTCCCGAAAACGTTGCCATCGGGGGCAATCGCATGGAAGGCTACGAAAAAGCCATGGAAGCCAACCATCTTCCGGCTAAAACAGAACTAATCTGGCATTGTTCCGATTTCACGGTAGAGGCTGGAAAAGAAGCGACACGTCAGTTACTCTCCCGGAAAGAGAGACCGGATGCTATATTCGGCATCACAGACGATTTGGCCATCGGGGCTATTGAGGCGATCAAGGAAAAAGGACTTAACATCCCGGAAGACATTGCCGTTGTCGGTTTCTCCAACACGAAACGCTCACGCTACATGAACCCGACGGTAAGTTCCATCAACCAGTTCCCGGAAAAAATCGGACGGGCCGCAGCTGAACTTCTGTTTGATCAGATTCTGAACAGCAAGCACGCACAGATTAAAAAAGAAATCATTAACTGCGAACTGATCGTTAGAGAATCTTCGGACAGACTATGTAAAACACGACAAATGCTAACATAA
- a CDS encoding ATP-binding cassette domain-containing protein codes for MDVVVENLTKSFENQKAVDSISFKAKRGEILGFLGPNGAGKTTTMKIMAGLLTPDFGNITFGDYSIWKQAGKIKNIIGYLPERNPLYDEMNVIDFLFFISKLHNIPKYKITSRVLDMIRLCGLDNDKHKQIGELSKGFRQRVGIAQALIHDPEVVILDEPTTGLDPNQIFGIRKIIKEIGEEKTVILSSHILSEIETTCDQVMIMSNGKIVANGTTSELRRKSDAEYCLKIGIKGGETTDIHEALNDLPGVLHIEIIHKQNFELQCKPDVEIEKSIFNLCQENNWYISELTPVQTRLEDIFRKVTQNE; via the coding sequence ATGGATGTAGTTGTGGAAAATCTGACGAAATCTTTCGAGAATCAGAAAGCCGTGGATTCAATTTCTTTTAAAGCAAAAAGAGGTGAAATCCTTGGATTCCTAGGGCCTAACGGTGCGGGTAAAACAACCACGATGAAGATCATGGCAGGGCTACTGACACCGGATTTCGGAAATATAACATTCGGGGACTATTCGATTTGGAAACAGGCAGGTAAAATAAAAAACATCATCGGTTACCTCCCGGAACGTAACCCTTTGTATGACGAAATGAACGTGATTGATTTTCTATTTTTTATTTCAAAACTTCACAACATTCCTAAATACAAAATCACGTCACGTGTTTTGGATATGATTCGTTTATGCGGGTTAGACAACGATAAGCACAAACAGATCGGCGAATTATCCAAGGGATTTCGCCAACGGGTAGGAATTGCCCAGGCACTAATTCACGATCCGGAAGTGGTCATTCTCGATGAACCGACAACAGGACTTGACCCCAACCAAATTTTTGGAATCCGTAAAATCATTAAAGAAATCGGGGAAGAAAAAACAGTTATTTTAAGTTCCCACATTCTTTCTGAAATCGAAACAACTTGCGATCAAGTGATGATCATGAGTAACGGGAAAATCGTGGCCAATGGCACGACATCCGAACTTCGTCGCAAATCGGATGCCGAATATTGCCTGAAAATAGGCATCAAGGGTGGGGAAACAACCGACATACACGAGGCACTGAACGACCTGCCGGGAGTACTCCATATCGAGATTATTCATAAACAAAATTTTGAACTCCAATGTAAACCCGATGTAGAAATCGAAAAGTCAATCTTTAACCTTTGCCAAGAAAACAACTGGTACATCAGCGAGTTAACTCCCGTACAAACCAGATTGGAAGATATATTTCGTAAAGTTACACAAAATGAATAA
- a CDS encoding ABC transporter permease subunit, translating into MGAVKVIINKELKVAFNSLLIYIAYTAFLCVTGFACWFSGKNIFSSGQASLSNLFNVFYWTLFFLIPALTMRSISEERKDGTFELLFSKPIKTWQLIMGKFFAILLQVVICLALTLPYYITIASLGNVDHAVGFCGYLGLILVSGCYISIGMFASSLTPNTIVAFFITFAIEIGFVLLFEFIAELWGPGFIAALFTYLSIGEHFDAIPRGVIDTKDLIYFISVIIIFLALAKHYICKNRF; encoded by the coding sequence ATGGGTGCAGTTAAAGTTATAATAAACAAAGAATTAAAAGTAGCATTTAATTCATTATTGATATACATCGCATACACGGCTTTCCTTTGTGTAACGGGATTCGCTTGCTGGTTCTCCGGGAAAAACATCTTTTCAAGCGGACAAGCTTCTCTAAGCAACCTGTTCAACGTGTTTTACTGGACGCTCTTTTTCCTAATACCGGCACTCACGATGAGAAGTATTTCAGAAGAACGCAAGGACGGAACCTTTGAACTCTTATTCTCAAAGCCGATTAAAACATGGCAGTTAATCATGGGGAAATTCTTTGCTATACTATTACAAGTAGTTATATGTCTGGCATTGACACTTCCCTACTATATCACGATTGCCTCACTGGGTAATGTAGATCATGCTGTTGGCTTTTGCGGTTACCTGGGGCTTATTCTGGTCAGTGGATGTTACATCAGTATCGGGATGTTCGCCTCGTCCCTCACCCCGAACACGATCGTGGCCTTCTTCATCACGTTTGCTATCGAGATAGGATTCGTGCTTTTATTTGAATTCATTGCTGAACTATGGGGGCCCGGATTTATAGCGGCATTATTCACGTATCTCTCCATTGGAGAACATTTTGATGCCATCCCCCGCGGAGTGATCGACACGAAAGACTTGATATACTTTATCAGCGTAATTATTATATTTTTAGCATTAGCAAAACATTATATCTGTAAAAATCGGTTTTAA
- a CDS encoding GldG family protein, whose translation MKKKLIYNPTYLILSLIAVNIISYFLFIRIDLTSNKKYSLSPVSKTMIKKIDKDISVTLFMSEGLTPDKIKLGREFRHLLKEYKTISNKAFTINTIIPNNSDKEALAEQLGIEPMAQEIAERDMVKIQKVYFGAVIQIGNKKEAINILPTTALEYEVTRRLKEACDTTKPTIGFLRGHNEMLRQKTQLIEHELSHSAKIESMRIDQFTDLNDYKVICIVGPKESFSKEELVRLGQYLEQGGRLYIALNHAVGQISYSQNNGFINRVGIEDMLEEFGLKINYDFVVDNYCGRILVTQDQGFLQLQSDRHFPYIPIIQNFSSHVITKGLNAMLLQFASSITNVKTTSAYTFTPLAKSSSISGVQKVPVFFDIYKTWTRKHDFNQPYNTVAALLSNEDNNSAIVVITDADFMEDKFFDPFYISNINFAVNSIEWLADDSGLIKLRNKYIENQSLKVVSDSYRRFLKYTNFFLPIMLVLLIGLYQYREYKRKRLRRSQPGRID comes from the coding sequence ATGAAAAAGAAATTGATATACAATCCGACCTACCTGATTTTATCACTGATAGCGGTAAATATTATTTCCTATTTCCTATTTATCAGGATCGACCTCACGAGTAACAAAAAATATTCTTTAAGCCCTGTCAGCAAAACGATGATCAAAAAAATCGACAAGGATATTTCCGTTACCCTATTCATGTCCGAAGGTCTCACGCCCGACAAAATAAAACTCGGACGAGAATTCCGACACTTGCTGAAAGAGTACAAGACAATCAGTAACAAAGCATTCACCATAAACACGATCATACCGAATAATAGTGACAAGGAAGCTCTGGCTGAACAACTAGGGATAGAACCAATGGCCCAGGAAATAGCCGAGAGAGACATGGTGAAAATTCAAAAAGTATACTTTGGAGCCGTCATCCAGATTGGCAACAAAAAAGAGGCAATAAACATTCTCCCGACCACGGCATTAGAATACGAGGTTACCCGCCGTTTAAAAGAAGCTTGCGACACGACCAAACCGACTATCGGTTTCTTACGTGGACATAACGAAATGTTGAGACAAAAAACTCAATTAATCGAGCATGAGCTATCCCATAGTGCCAAGATTGAATCCATGCGCATAGACCAGTTTACAGATTTGAATGACTACAAAGTAATCTGTATCGTGGGACCGAAAGAATCATTCAGCAAGGAAGAACTCGTTCGATTGGGGCAATACTTGGAACAAGGGGGAAGACTCTACATTGCTTTGAATCACGCGGTCGGACAAATCAGTTACAGCCAGAATAACGGTTTCATCAACCGGGTCGGCATAGAAGATATGCTGGAAGAATTCGGGCTAAAAATCAACTATGATTTCGTCGTGGATAACTATTGCGGACGCATACTCGTTACTCAGGATCAAGGATTTCTACAACTCCAAAGTGACCGCCATTTCCCGTATATACCTATCATCCAGAACTTCAGTTCTCACGTAATCACGAAAGGACTGAATGCCATGCTATTACAATTTGCCAGTAGTATCACGAATGTAAAAACGACCTCCGCTTACACGTTCACCCCGTTGGCAAAATCATCTTCCATTTCAGGCGTGCAAAAAGTTCCGGTATTCTTCGATATTTATAAAACTTGGACAAGAAAACACGACTTTAATCAACCCTACAATACTGTTGCCGCATTATTAAGCAACGAAGATAACAACAGTGCTATTGTTGTCATCACGGATGCCGATTTCATGGAAGACAAATTCTTTGACCCGTTCTATATCAGCAATATCAATTTTGCCGTAAACTCCATTGAATGGCTGGCGGACGATTCCGGATTAATTAAATTGAGAAACAAATATATCGAGAATCAGTCATTAAAAGTAGTAAGCGATTCTTACAGGAGATTCTTAAAATATACCAACTTTTTCCTGCCCATCATGCTGGTATTACTTATCGGACTATATCAATACAGGGAATATAAAAGAAAACGGTTGAGACGTTCTCAACCGGGTCGTATCGATTAG
- the dapA gene encoding 4-hydroxy-tetrahydrodipicolinate synthase: protein MKKFSGVGVALVTPFDETGRVDEHSLRNLVNYVVDGGVDYLVALGTTSEAATMTADERAFVVQVIAEENAGRLPIVLGIGGNNTAQVIHDLATLPYLRSGDAILSVTPYYNKPSQQGLYNHFKAIAEHTPLPVILYNVPGRTSVNMTAAITLKLARDFENIIAIKEASGNFEQATAIISGMPENFIFLSGDDGIALPLVSIGASGVISVIANVMPNEFSTMLHLALEGEYGEARQIHLQLGEMFKALFEEGNPAGIKAALHARGVIACQKLRSPLCEVSEALYQKIKRLGE from the coding sequence ATGAAAAAGTTTTCGGGAGTAGGGGTTGCTTTAGTGACTCCATTTGACGAAACGGGACGTGTGGATGAACATTCTCTGAGGAACCTGGTGAATTACGTGGTTGATGGTGGGGTGGATTATCTGGTAGCTTTGGGAACGACGTCCGAGGCGGCAACGATGACAGCGGACGAAAGAGCTTTTGTCGTGCAAGTCATTGCCGAAGAGAATGCCGGACGTTTGCCGATTGTTTTGGGAATCGGGGGGAATAATACGGCTCAAGTGATCCATGATCTTGCCACACTGCCTTATCTGCGGTCGGGAGATGCCATTCTGAGTGTTACCCCGTATTATAATAAACCTTCTCAACAAGGGTTGTATAATCATTTTAAGGCGATAGCCGAGCATACACCTCTTCCCGTGATCTTGTATAATGTTCCGGGGCGTACGTCCGTGAATATGACTGCCGCGATAACCTTGAAGTTGGCTCGTGATTTTGAGAATATCATCGCCATTAAAGAGGCTTCCGGGAATTTTGAACAGGCTACGGCAATTATTTCCGGTATGCCGGAGAATTTTATCTTCCTGTCGGGAGATGATGGTATTGCCTTACCGTTAGTATCTATAGGGGCCAGTGGCGTTATTTCCGTGATTGCTAATGTGATGCCGAATGAATTCTCCACGATGCTGCATTTGGCATTGGAAGGCGAGTACGGGGAGGCTCGGCAGATTCATTTGCAGTTGGGTGAGATGTTTAAAGCTCTCTTTGAAGAGGGAAATCCCGCAGGAATAAAAGCTGCGTTACATGCCAGAGGCGTGATTGCCTGCCAGAAGTTAAGATCTCCGTTATGCGAGGTGAGCGAGGCCTTGTATCAAAAAATAAAACGATTAGGTGAGTAA
- a CDS encoding DUF6913 domain-containing protein → MFKCIAEGFKKHHLKNIVVKDERVLSFYNLDTAKKCVVFWVAGDVPVSSVNKVREALAKHMDVCLLAFIRQPKLNTEQIQDAIYLDSSAISYKGGFRDPRVQEILNRKEGLLIDLSLKPDVWGDYIVKSAKASCKIGYGTGHDIDFDGVRDIDDFMERLFKLLTKINTY, encoded by the coding sequence ATGTTTAAATGTATTGCAGAAGGGTTTAAAAAGCACCATTTGAAGAATATAGTGGTAAAAGATGAACGGGTATTGTCGTTTTATAATTTAGATACGGCCAAAAAATGTGTCGTGTTTTGGGTAGCTGGTGATGTCCCGGTGTCTTCTGTCAATAAGGTGCGGGAGGCTCTGGCCAAACATATGGACGTTTGTTTGCTTGCTTTTATCCGGCAGCCTAAGTTGAATACGGAGCAAATACAAGATGCTATTTATCTGGATAGTTCTGCTATTTCTTACAAGGGAGGATTTCGTGATCCCCGGGTGCAGGAAATACTGAACAGGAAGGAGGGACTGTTGATTGATTTGTCGTTGAAGCCGGATGTGTGGGGGGATTATATCGTGAAGTCGGCCAAGGCGTCTTGCAAGATTGGTTACGGTACGGGACATGATATTGATTTTGACGGGGTGCGGGATATAGATGATTTTATGGAGCGATTGTTTAAATTATTAACTAAGATAAATACGTATTGA